In Fragaria vesca subsp. vesca linkage group LG1, FraVesHawaii_1.0, whole genome shotgun sequence, the sequence CAATTACTGCTCCCACTGGGCTAGTTTTACATGCATGCTGTCAACAATGGCACTTCAAACAATGCAGACCCTTTAATTCACTCTGTATGTTGAAATTCGAAACCAATTAGCTGCCTTTCAGCCAAAGGCTTATCTCTCCGTGCATGCATAGTCATTGCAGCTAGCACGTAAACGCATCGCAGATTTTGCAGGTGAGTAGGTGACCACCTCATAGAACCCCCAATACAAACATGTTTGAGGGTTTGACATAGAAACCTGCTTTGTTTGACTATATACTCTCGAATTGTTCGTGCAATTAATGAGGTTTTTATATATTTGAACCCTAGAGAAACATCAAACATGAACCTGCTAGCTAGCTGCAGCAAAATGAAAGCATGCATGGTATTCATTGTTTTTCTCTTAGCTCTGCTACTGATCACCCAAACAATCACAGAAGCTAAACACCCGCAGAATGTGAAGGAAGGAAAAGTAGCAGAAGAGAAGAGAAGCGGAAGCAACAGAAACAGAACCAGTACTGGTAGAAGCAGCAGAAGCAGAGGAAGAGGCAGTAATGGTGGATCAAGGTCAAGAACAAGATCAAACTGTGATCCATTGTTCCAGTTTCTGTTTGGAACCTGTGGCCAATGGCCTTTCCCTACCAACCCTTCCCCGAACAACCCTTTTGCCCCAACGCCGAGACCCTCTCCAAGGCCGCCTCGAGTTCCACCTTCTCCTTTACGCCCCTTCCCGCCCGTAATCCCGTCTCCACCGCCACAAGCACCATCTCCACCACCTTTGCCACCGCCACCAATTCCACCACCCCCTTCAGCTCCGCCACCATCATCGTCACCTCCGCCGTCAGCACCACCTCCATCATCGCCACCTCCACCGCCTTTGGTTCCTTCTCCACCTCCGCCGTCTCCACCACCACCAGAATTCCTGCCGCCACCAATACCAATCGTCTTTCCACCACCACCGGATGTAGAGATGCAACCACCCACAACTCCTTGGCTCTCACCTCCCGACACCTTCCCTGATACACCACCAACCATTCCAGCTCCACCATTAGTACCAGATATTGACCTTCCTCCACCTGCATTACCAGACTTACCACCATCCGGAGATCAGTCTAGTACTCCAGCAACACCACTGGTTCCAGTATTTTCACCACCACAAGATGAGCCTACTCCAACCTTACCACCCATATTTACATTACCACCACCAATACCTATACCTGATCAGCCTTCTCCCATCTTTACATTTCCACCACCAATAACTGTTGATGAACCATCTCCAATATTACTACCTCCGCAAGATCCATTTTCGTTTAACACACCACCAATCTTACCATTTCCAACTACACCAGACACCGGTAATGGTGGTGGTGGTGTGATTGATCAGCCACCATCTTTTGATCCACTTCCACAGACACCAGTCTTTCTGCCACCTCCAATTCCGGAAATTCCCCAAAATCCACAGGAACCACCAGTACTTTCATCTGAGACTAGTCCACCAGCACCAGATATACCTATCAATGAGCCACTGCAGCAGCCATTGGAACCCAAACTCCCTTAATTTTCTGCCTCCCTCTTGTACGATCCCCCTTTTATTTGTTTTTTGTTCCTTTTTCTTGCCACAAATCTTGTAAGAACTTGATATCTCATCTCATTGTCTGTCTCTTATGCTCGAGCATCAAGTACTTTGAAGCAATTGCTAACACTTTGAAGTAAATGAATAAAGATTCTGGAGACTGTACGAAGGAAAACATAATCAAACTTGATTGGATAGTTCTGCGATCAAAGCTTGAATTCTTGGGTGGATACTAATATCACTACCAGTTTTGTATTTAGCTTCAATGACGCTGTGAGTCAGACTCAATTATGATGGATGACATCTTCTTATAGTCTTTCCCCCCATATTGAGGCCTCTTTTCACCAGCCTCATCTTGCTCATGTTCATAAACGCGCTTCAGTATCAGATTCTCATCGATTGCAGTTTTCATCATCTTCAAATATTCTTTCTGCCCATTCTCTGCATTATACACATCTTTCCATCTAAGTTGCTCAGCTTCTGTTTTGTCCTCAGAGTAATGATTTCGGAGGTAGTCAACTACATTGATAAGCAAGGACAACTTGGCATGGGCACAACGGAAAAATGGATGAGACAACATAGTTTCAAACAACCTTACAACATTAATCTGAACCTTTTGTGCTCTCACTTTTAAGAATATAATTAATTGAGACATGTAAGGAGACTCTCTCTATCCTCAATGACCACTTCCAGGCCATTGACCTCATACCTTCTCAATAAGAGCTTCAAAAAGGCGCACAACATGCTTGATCTCACTTATGTTCTAAACTCGGATATCAGAGGGTGGTGGAAGTCGTAAAACTCCATCAACTATCTCAATTTCTTCAGAAGTGTGCGGTCCAGGCGCTACTCCTAATTTACTACACATTCTGCTTAAGAATGCCAGACTAGCATCAACTGCCAAAAAAACATAAAATTCTAGTTTCAACACTATCTTTATCGCTCTGTGATGCTGGTCCATAGAAAATAATGTTTATGGGCCAATGTTTTATGATGTTTATCGTATGAAGCACAAATAATTTTAAGAGAAATTTTAAATACACACCCCTATTGTTTTATGTTTCTATTGAGATTTTATAGGTAAGCTAAATGACCAAAACATACATCTATTATTAAAAAAAAAATCACACTAGAAGTATTCTTTTCAACGTCTTCTACCCTAAAATAGTCGAAATCACGTCTTCTCTCCTAACCCCAATTCTTCTCCACAATTCATTTGGGTTTTGTTTTTTATTCTGTATCAGCTTCAGTTTGATCTTACAGATCATATTGTCAAGTACTACATCTTTATCAGCTTTAGTTTGATCTTGCAGATCATATNNNNNNNNNNNNNNNNNNNNATGAAATGCAACAACAAATGACAATGAAAGTGAGAGCAACATGGTACAATGTACACGAGCAAGAAAAGGTCGATTTTTATGATAAAAACAGATACGCCGATTTTACATGAGCAATAAAAAGTTAATTTTGATTATGTGGCAATGAAAATTCTGGCCATTTCGATATAGTTTTCGTATACCATCCATCTTCAGCTGGGCATCGGTTGAGAGGAAAAATGTTGGCAACCGTAGTACGGTCCTCTCAATGATTAAACAAAATAATATATATGGTGCGGCACATTTTTGTAATTAAGCCATCTGATTCATTTTCCCTTAACTAAATAGTTAATCTCCTTCACATGCATTTTGCGTGCAATTTAATTTCTCGATTTCTCTTAACAGGTTTTTTAAATTTTAATATATAAATTCTCCTTTTTCGCTCAAAATAATTAAGTAGCCTCAAAGTGAGGTTTGATTTGATTTTGCTGAAATAATTTTAAAGAAACTGTTCCCGTTGAGTGTTAGGTTTTGAACCGATAGCCCTGCATGGAGACTTGTCAGATTTCCTAGCATAGAAGAGAGACTGTTAGCTAGCTTTGATTCCCCGAATCACAAAGCAAATTGTTTTTTCATATATATTTATGCTTCCCAGAATATACATAAGTTTTCGCATCACGAAATCAACGAAATATCATATTAAAAAATCCAGGATCAATCCCTCCAAATAGTTTAAAAACTAAGTCGACGCTGCCTCCTTTGGCAAGTAGCAAAGGAAATAGCAGAAATGGCGGCATTAGCACAAGGAGTGATTGTGGATCACATTGCCAGACAATCCAAGGACATTAGGCGCCTCGCCGATTTCTACATTGAGGTTCTTCTTCGAGCTTCAAGCTTCAAATTTCTTATTTCATTGTAAGCTAATGTGTTCATCAAATCAAACTGAACTGAAATTCTATTTGATAGACATTTGGATTCGAGGAGGTAGAGAGTCCAAAGGTCGGGCCACTCAAGGTGATATGGCTGGTTAAGCCCTCAGCTTTTACCATGCACCTTATTGAGTTCAACCCAAGTTACCCCCCAAACGAGAGTAATGACACGGCAGCGGTAGCTGAACCTGCCAAAATTCCCAGAGGCCACCATATCTGCTTCTCTGTCTCCAACTTCGAATCCTTTGTGCAGAAACTCAAGGTATATATTGATTTGGTTTTCGGATTAATTACCCTTTCGGATTATGTAGAGTTTAATTTGAGTTAAGTTTAATTATCTTAACCTTTCTCAAACAGATGAGAAAATGGTATATTGTTGGACCTCATGCATCACCTAAACCTAGTAGCTAGAAAATCAACTTTTTATGTCCCCCTTTCCAGAATGTGTACAAACGGTGGAAACATTCCATTTCCTTTTTCATCTAGGAAATTAGGAACCTCGCAGCTATATCTCTGAGAATTTTGGTCTCTCCAAATTTCCAATCACTACTAACTAGTTTTGATTATATATGAAGCTCGATGTCTATATCAGTTGAAGGGAAAAAAAGACTATACTTGCCTCTCCTCTATATATGTTCCTCTTTTGTATGGGGGAGTCAGCTGAGTCGGATATGATTGTGCAGGAAAAGGTAATTGAGACGGCTCGTAGGCCAGTTGAATATAATCCAACTGGCAGTAAGAAAATCGACCAGGTCTTTTTCTTTGATCCCGATGGTAAGCTTTTCTAGATCTAATCCCAGTTATTCTATCATATATGTTGGCATCAGCGCTCAAACGTTGCCACAGGGGCCCCACAGCCATAATTTAAAGATGAGGGGTGTTAGACTGTTAGGTATTACAATCTATAGTTGTCAATCGGATGGATATATGGATACAGACAGTCGAGTCATATATGGATACTTAGTTACTGATGAAGTGATTTATAGTCAATTATTATTAGATTAATATTTATAGGTTGAGAACAAAATAATTTTACTTTAAAATAATACTTTTTATTGTTAGATTTGCATCTAAAGATGATTGGTTATAATTCTCTTGATTGGTCAGTAGGTGAACCCTACTAATATAGATAATATAGATAATGGACTTTATCGTAAGTGTTTCCATTATCACTCAGCAACCCTGTTGTCCTTGTTTTTTTATTTTTTTATTTTATTTTTTTATGAAATAAAGATAGTCCGATCTGTTTTAGTTAGTTTCTTACAATTAATACTTCATATTGTCAGGCAACGGTTTGGAGGTTTCGGATTCCACCGCAGCAAAGTGGGTTGCTCCAAATCGTAATGCAGATTGACGACAATAGTGTACATTTTCATAACAATAAGCTGCATATATATATATAAATATATATGTCATTTTCATCGACATGTCTCCGTTTATGCAATTGTAGTAACTCGATCAGGTATCGTTTTATGTATGCATGTACATTTGTATCGTTTTACAGACATAAGATGTAATTTAGTTCTTATATTGAACTCCGTTACTCATGTTTCTCTTGTTTAAAATTATGGCTACGACATTGTTTCTAATTAACCCTAGCTAATAATATTGTGTGCATATGAGTAATAATTAGATTTTTTAATAATATATAATTATAATTTAAAAGCATATATATACAATGTTGAATTAAGTCCTATGCGGCGAAAAACGAGGAACATCGCCGGAGTTGATCCAATCGAGAGAGAGAGAGAGAGAGAGAGAGAGAGAGAGAGAGAGAGAGAGAGAGAGAGAGAGAGAGAGTAGAGAGAGAGAGAGAGAGAGAGAGAGTAGTAGTAGTAGTAGAGTAGTAGTAGTAGTAGTAGTAGTAGTAGTAGTAGTAGTAGTAGTAGTAGTAGTAGTAGTAGTAGTAGTAGTAGTAGTAGTAGTAGTAGTAGTAGTAGTAGTAGTAGTAGTAGTAGTAGTAGTAGTAGTAGTAGTAGTAGTAGTAGTAGTAGTAGTAGTAGTAGTAGTAGTAGTAGAGTAGAGNAGAGAGAGAGAGAGAGTTGACCATTTATCATATATGGGTGGTTGTCATTAGATGGTCATGGTGGTTATCAAATTTGCTGGTTGGCAAATTTGATTCCTAGACTGTTAGGTATTACAAATTTACAATCCATATATTAAAGTTGTGAATCGGATGGATATATAGATACAGAAAGTCGAGTTATGTTCACCTCATTAGTTACTGATTAAGTGATTCATGGTCAATCACTGTTAGATTTATATATAAGGGTTGAGAATAAAACAATTAATTCTATTTTAAAATAATACTTCCTACTAATATAGATAATATAGATAATGGACTTTATTGTTAGTGTTTCCATCATCACACAGCAACCCTGTTGTCCTTGTTTTTTTTTTTTAATTGAAATAGAGACGGTCCGATCTGTTTTGGGGAATTAAGAGTCTTACAATTAATACTTCATATTGTCAAGCAACGGTTTGGAGGTTTCAGATTCCACCGCAACAAAGTGGGTTGCTCCAAATCGTAATGCAGATTGACGTGAAGCAGACAGTAGTGTACATTTTCATAACAATAAGCTGCATATATATATATATCAGTTCCTATTCAGAACGAAGTTTCGTTCTGAAATTAATATGTGAAGTTCCTTATTTGACTAACTTTTCGGTCATATTTCCACATCTCCACCGTTTAATTTGTAAAACCTAATGCATAGATCACTTATGCAAAGTTTCATCTAATTTGATGATCGTTTGAGTTTTCGTAATCGTGATTTACACAAACAGTTTTGGTTAGACATATTTATGGTCCGTTCATTGATTTAATCTAATTCGATACTCAAATAATCATCAATCTGAATGAAATTTTGTAGGAATGATCTATATATTAGTATCAATAAACTGAGCGGGTATCGTTTTATATATGCATGTACATTTGTATCGCTTTACAGACATAAGATGTAATTTAGTTCTTATATTGAACTCCGTTACTCATGTTTCTCTCGTTTAAAATTATGGCTACGACATTGTTTCTAATTAACCCTAGCTAATAATAATATTGTGTGCATATGAGTAATAATTAATTTTTTTAATAATATATAATTATAATTTAAAAGCATATATATATAATGTGAATTAAGTCCTATGCGGCGAAAAATGAGGAACATCGCCGGAGTTAGATCCTCGCCTTAAACATAGCGACGATTAATAAATGATCGTGTAAAAGGGAACTAAGGCGACTATAATTTCCATGCGTCACCACGTGTTGGCGACAATGATTTTGACGCCTGAATGTGTCTGTTTTCCTCACCTTAGACTTATGTGATAATGAATAAATAGTCACCTAAGTATCCATTTAGGTGACCATTATTTTTTATTATTCGCCTAAATTCTTACTTGTCCATGCTCATCGCATGAGAACTTAGGCGACAAAAATGGACATTTAAGCGACGAAACTTGTTTGTCACCTAAGTCCTTTATTCTAGTAGTGTATATTGTGTTGTACTACAAAGTTTTAATGCTTTAATGTATTAGGTTATGCTATATGTTTGGTTTGTGGCCTGATCTACTTTATTTTGAGCATCACAAACAGCAATGTAATTCTTCATGTTCTTCATTGGAACTTTGCTTTGATTCGAGTAGAAGATTCTGAGATGTAATTCTTCATGTTCTTCATTCTCTGGTAAGATGAGTAGTTGAGTACGTGTTACAGCAAATAAGCATCGGATAGGGTTTACCTTTTTTTTTTTCCGTCTAAACTGGATAAGGTTTACTTTGATTTTCATTTCTTCGCTCGACCTTGAATTATCCCTTTGTTTTCGATTACTTGAATTATCCTTTTAAACAATAGCGTTGGTGAAAGCTAGCTAGTTAATTCAATGCATGGCACCGATCTCGTTGGAGACGAGGAGGAGGGAGTCGGGGACGAGGTCGAGGCGGCGGAGGAGATCAGAGGGCTCGCGGTAGACACGGGAGGAGGAGGAGGCCTTGGGTTTGTAGAGATGGGAGAGATTTGAGGGGTCTGAGAGAGATTTTTGTGTTGTGTTGTGGTGGCTTTTAAGAGAGGAAAGAAAGCGAGGAGAGAGACGGATTTGGGCTCGTGTATTTGTGATCGTTAGATCAAGCAAAACTTGGTTCCCATCAACGACACAGAAGTCGATCCACGCCATTTTTTATTGTTGGAGTCCGCGCCATTTATTCAACATTTATATTTTTTAATTATTATATAATTATGGTATTATATTAATTTTGGCAATTAATCAGGCATTAATGATTTTCATCATCATTTATAGAATTAGAAAGTCAAATAATGTAGTAAATTAGACAATTAATCAGTCATGTCATGAAATTTAAGCCCATATGATTGGAAGTTAGTAGAATTGTAGGCATAATTAAAAATAACAATCCTAAATAGAAGTAAAACCGTCCATATGATTTTTGTCAATATACTAAATTGAAGCAACATCCAATCACGTTAGTCAAATATTGATATATAGATATATATATATGTCCATATGATAATTATGAGAGGTCACTTAAGGTAAAGTGGCGTTATATAGGGATAGGTAAAAACGTTTTCGTGTAATAAATGATGTTAATTTAATGTTGACAGCGTGGATCGAGACTTAAACGTTTTCAAAAACTAATGAATTTTTTTTCATAACCATATTTAAGTACACTGATCATATCAGACGGTTGAATTTTCATTTTGTGAAATTTAGCCATCGGAACCACAACGTGTCTACTAAAGTAGTATAACTTGTTTAGTATGTTATATGCAAGTGTACGTCTTTGTGAACCAACTATAGGGATGAAGCAATATTTTCAAAAATCTTGTGAAATAGAATGTGATTGGTATGGTGAAATGCGACTATGGTTGAAAAATCACATATTTCCGGTAACGTTTGGTCCTTGACAGAAGCGGTCAACCCTATTTACGGTTATACTTCCTTATAGGGAGCCCTATCGTCGAAAGGTGAACCTCCCCAAATTTTTACATGGGTGGTTACATCTCATCAACGTGAGAGTTTTGTGTGTGCAAGAATCAACCAAACTAGGTCATATAAGAGTAGACAAGAGCGTTTTCGTGTAATAAGTGACGTCGTTTTAATGTTGACAGCGTGAATCGAGACTTAAACGTTATCGAAAACATGTGGAATTTTTTTTTATAGCCATATTAAAGTACACTGATCATATCAAACGGTTGAATTTTCATTTTATAATATTTAACCGTAACTACATCAGACAGTGAAATTATTATTTTCACACAACTTTTACTGTGGTCCAGGATCCTCAAGCCCAACTTGAGTCTGGTCATTAGCATGTTTGCCACCGGTAAAAGTACTCTAGCAGCTGAGTTATCATATTAAGTCCTCTTTTCACCAAACTCATCTTGCTCATATTCATGAACATGCTTCAGTATCAGATGCTCAGTGCTTGCGGTCTTTCTCATCTTATAATCTTTCCCCCCATATTGAGGCCTCTTTTCACCAGCCTCATGCTCATATTCATAACCACGCTTCAGTATAGGATTCTCAGNNNNNNNNNNNNNNNNNNNNGGGGAAAGACTATAAGAAGATGAGAAAGTCTACGATCACTGAGAATCCTATACTGAAGCGTGGTTATGAATATGAGCATGAGGCTGGTGAAAAGAGGCCTCAATATGGGGGGAAAGACTATAAGAAGATGAGAAAGACTGCAAGCACTGAGCATCTGATACTGAAGCATGTTCATGAATACGAGCAAGATGAGTTTGGTGAAAAGAGGACTTAATATGACGACTCAGCTGCTGGAGTAGTTTTACTGATGGCAAACTTTAGCAAACATGCTAATGACCGCAAGTTCATAAACATGCTTCAGTATCAGATTCTCATTGATTGCAGTTTTCATCATCTTCTCAAATTCTTTCGCCTCATTCTCTACATTATACTCATCTTTCCACCTATGTCGCTCAGCTTCTGTTTTGTCCTCAGAGTAATGATTTCGGAGGTAGTCAACTGCATTGATAAGCAAGGACAACTTGGCATGGGCACAACGGAAAAATGGATGAAACAACACAGTTTCAAACAACCTTACAGCATTTTCCTGAACCTTTTTGCTCTCACTTTTAAGAATATAATTGAGACAGGTAAGGAGACTCTCTCTATCCTCAATGACCTCTTCCAGGCCATTGACCTCGGCCTTGCATACCTTCTCAATAAGAGCTTCAAAAAGGCGCACAACATGCTTGATCTCACTTATGTTCTGAACTCGGATATCAGAGGGTGGCGGAAGTCGTAAAACTCCATCTACCATCTCAATTTCTTCAGAAGTGTGTGGTCCAGGTGTACTCCTAATTTACTATACACTCTGCTTAAGAATGCTAGACCAGCATCACTGCCAAAAAAAAATAAAATTCTAGTTTCAACACTATCTTTATCGCTATGATGCTGCACTGTAGAACTAGTTACACAATTCGCAAGTAACAAACATGCATAACATGTATTAGATGCCTATTCTTTCAAATCTAATATCAAATTCACAACCTCTTTGCCACCAACATCTTCACATAATTCAAGTTTAAACACAATCTTTATCAATTGGATGTTGCACAGTAATAGAAAAGATTCAAAATTTGCTACCAACATCTTCACATAACTCAAGTTTCAAACACAATCTTTATCCATGGGATGTAGCACAAAAATAGAAGAAGGTTCAAAATCTGCTACCAACATCTTCACATAACTCAAGTTTCAAACACAATCTTTATCCATGGGATGAAGCACAATAGAAAAAGATTCAAACTTTACAACTACAAAAGATGCATCATACTAACATCACCAATTATAAAACCCATTTCTACCCCAATCATAAATTTCTTCAATTCACCAATCCAAGAATATCAAACTGA encodes:
- the LOC101306749 gene encoding uncharacterized protein LOC101306749 — encoded protein: MAALAQGVIVDHIARQSKDIRRLADFYIETFGFEEVESPKVGPLKVIWLVKPSAFTMHLIEFNPSYPPNESNDTAAVAEPAKIPRGHHICFSVSNFESFVQKLKEKVIETARRPVEYNPTGSKKIDQVFFFDPDGNGLEVSDSTAAKWVAPNRNAD